The following coding sequences are from one Carassius auratus strain Wakin chromosome 15, ASM336829v1, whole genome shotgun sequence window:
- the LOC113114851 gene encoding serpin H1-like — protein sequence MLVSNLIALCLLVVAVSGEDKKLSPHATSMADTSANLAFNLYHNMAKEKDLDNILISPVVVASSLGMVAMGGKSSTASQVKSLLKADTLKDDHLHTGLSELLTEVSDPQARNVTWKISNRLYGPSSVSFSDDFVKNSKKHYNYEHSKINFRDKRSAINSINEWAAKSTDGKLPEITKDVKNTDGAMIANAMFFKPHWDERFHHKMVDNRGFLVSRSHTISVPMMHRTGIYGFYDDTQNKLLVVSMPLAHKKSSMIFIMPYHVEPLERLEKLLTRQQLDSWISKLEERAVAISLPKVSMEVSHDLQKHLAELGLTEAVDKSKADLSNISGKKELYLANVFHASALEWDTEGNPFDTSIYGSEKIRNPKLFYVDHPFIFLVKDNKTNSILFIGRLVRPKGDKMRDEL from the exons ATGTTGGTATCCAACCTCATTGCTCTGTGTCTTCTGGTTGTGGCCGTGTCCGGTGAGGACAAAAAGCTGAGTCCCCATGCAACCTCCATGGCAGACACCAGCGCTAACCTAGCCTTCAATCTCTACCACAATATGGCCAAAGAAAAGGATCTTGACAACATCCTCATCTCTCCTGTGGTGGTGGCCTCCTCTCTGGGAATGGTTGCCATGGGGGGCAAATCCTCCACTGCGTCCCAGGTGAAGAGTCTCCTGAAGGCTGACACCCTGAAGGATGACCATCTGCACACAGGCCTGTCCGAGCTTCTGACTGAGGTGAGCGACCCCCAGGCCCGCAACGTCACGTGGAAGATCAGCAACAGGCTGTATGGCCCCAGCTCAGTCAGCTTTTCAGACGACTTCGTCAAGAACAGCAAGAAGCACTACAACTACGAACACTCGAAGATCAACTTCCGTGATAAGAGAAGCGCCATTAACTCCATCAATGAGTGGGCTGCCAAGTCGACTGACGGAAAGCTGCCAGAAATTACCAAGGATGTGAAAAACACAGATGGGGCTATGATCGCCAATGCTATGTTCTTTAAAC CCCACTGGGATGAGAGGTTCCACCACAAGATGGTTGACAACCGAGGTTTCCTGGTTTCCCGCTCTCACACGATCTCTGTTCCAATGATGCATCGCACAG GTATCTACGGCTTCTATGATGACACACAGAACAAGCTGCTTGTAGTCAGCATGCCTTTGGCACATAAGAAGTCCAGCATGATTTTCATCATGCCCTACCATGTGGAGCCCCTGGAAAGGCTGGAGAAACTGCTCACTCGCCAGCAGCTGGACTCCTGGATCAGCAAGCTCGAGGAAAGAGCGGTCGCCATCTCTCTACCTAAAGTTAGCATGGAAGTCAGCCATGACCTTCAG AAACATCTTGCAGAACTTGGTCTCACTGAAGCCGTGGACAAGTCTAAGGCAGACCTGTCCAACATTTCTGGCAAGAAAGAACTTTACCTCGCTAATGTCTTCCATGCCTCTGCCTTGGAGTGGGACACAGAGGGAAACCCATTTGACACCAGCATTTATGGTAGCGAGAAGATCAGGAACCCCAAGCTCTTCTACGTCGACCATCCCTTCATTTTCCTTGTGAAAGACAATAAGACCAACTCCATTCTTTTTATTGGCAGGCTAGTTCGGCCTAAGGGTGATAAAATGAGAGATGAATTGTAA